From one Flavobacterium sp. N502536 genomic stretch:
- a CDS encoding GIY-YIG nuclease family protein, which produces MKYTEGYHTYYIYIITNKSRTVFYTGVTNNLRVRLNQHKENCITGKKTFASRYKVEFLLYYEKFTWIQEAIRREKEIKGWRREKKIELIKTINLDLDFLDYLFL; this is translated from the coding sequence ATGAAATACACAGAAGGATATCATACATACTATATTTATATCATAACAAATAAATCAAGAACTGTGTTTTATACCGGCGTAACCAACAACTTGAGAGTTCGTTTGAATCAGCACAAGGAAAATTGTATAACAGGCAAAAAAACTTTTGCATCAAGATATAAGGTAGAATTTTTACTCTATTATGAAAAATTTACCTGGATCCAGGAAGCCATACGTCGAGAGAAAGAAATTAAAGGCTGGCGAAGGGAAAAGAAAATTGAACTGATTAAAACAATTAATCTGGATTTAGATTTTTTAGATTACTTATTTCTATAG